In Bacillus sp. NP247, one DNA window encodes the following:
- a CDS encoding GNAT family N-acetyltransferase, which produces MTINLFQDKTIKLSAVRETDTKVMAKWQEDSEYLRNVDTDLACPQSLHEISNDGLFKGRRSNSISFMLRTVHDDRLIGFIAIHGIEWNNRTGLLAIGIGDTKDRGKGYGKEAIHLILKYAFYEMNLHRVGLDVISYNKAAIALYKKMGFQMEGCMREAVQRDGKCFDRMIMGILRDEWMELQD; this is translated from the coding sequence ATGACAATTAATCTTTTTCAAGATAAAACAATTAAATTATCAGCTGTTAGAGAAACAGATACTAAAGTAATGGCTAAGTGGCAAGAGGATAGTGAGTATTTAAGAAATGTAGATACAGACTTAGCATGCCCGCAATCTTTACATGAAATATCAAATGATGGACTATTTAAGGGACGAAGATCGAATAGTATTTCTTTCATGTTAAGAACAGTTCATGATGATCGCTTAATTGGTTTTATTGCAATTCATGGCATAGAGTGGAATAACAGAACAGGTTTATTAGCAATTGGTATAGGGGATACAAAAGATAGGGGAAAAGGATATGGGAAAGAAGCAATACATCTTATTTTAAAGTATGCCTTCTATGAAATGAATTTACACCGCGTCGGTCTGGATGTTATTTCTTATAATAAAGCAGCCATTGCGCTATATAAAAAGATGGGTTTTCAAATGGAAGGTTGTATGAGAGAAGCAGTTCAAAGAGATGGAAAGTGTTTTGATCGAATGATTATGGGGATATTGCGGGATGAATGGATGGAGCTGCAAGATTAA
- a CDS encoding iron-hydroxamate ABC transporter substrate-binding protein, translated as MKKKLSILFSIMCILVLAACGQSKPNEEATKKTEKSNDPKIASMSIHLTNDLLALGITPVGSVIGGDLKDFLPHAKEQLKDTKKLGVVTDPNMEALLQLKPTEIYVDEKYAGKDLAKYEKIAKTHTFNLDEGTWRDHLKEVGKLVNREKEADKYIQDYEEQSKRVKSLIDKELGNNEKVMAIRVTAKELRVFSTKRPMGPILFQDLGLQPANGVEKIDGNRPFEVISQEVLPDFDADAIFVVVNRDDKAKAAFKQLQETPIWKDLKAVKGKHVYIINDQPWLDYSALGNKMAMDEAEKMFTK; from the coding sequence ATGAAAAAGAAACTTTCCATTTTATTTAGCATTATGTGTATTTTAGTATTAGCAGCATGTGGTCAATCGAAACCTAATGAAGAGGCAACTAAAAAAACGGAAAAAAGTAATGATCCAAAAATTGCTTCAATGTCTATTCACTTAACAAATGATTTACTTGCATTAGGAATTACACCAGTAGGTTCTGTTATTGGTGGAGATTTAAAAGATTTCTTACCGCACGCAAAAGAGCAGTTGAAAGATACGAAGAAACTTGGGGTTGTAACAGATCCGAATATGGAAGCATTACTTCAATTAAAGCCAACTGAAATTTATGTGGATGAAAAATATGCTGGCAAAGATTTAGCGAAATACGAAAAAATTGCAAAAACACATACTTTTAATTTAGATGAAGGTACGTGGAGAGATCATTTAAAAGAAGTAGGTAAACTTGTAAACCGTGAGAAAGAAGCGGATAAATATATTCAAGACTATGAAGAACAATCAAAACGAGTAAAAAGTTTAATAGATAAAGAGCTAGGTAATAACGAAAAAGTAATGGCAATTCGCGTGACCGCAAAAGAATTACGTGTATTTAGTACGAAAAGACCGATGGGACCAATTTTGTTCCAAGACTTAGGATTACAACCTGCAAATGGTGTAGAGAAAATTGATGGGAACCGTCCTTTCGAAGTCATTTCACAAGAAGTATTACCTGACTTTGATGCAGATGCGATTTTCGTTGTTGTAAACAGAGACGATAAAGCAAAAGCAGCATTTAAACAACTTCAAGAAACACCAATTTGGAAAGACTTAAAAGCTGTAAAAGGTAAGCACGTATACATTATTAATGACCAACCATGGCTTGACTATTCTGCTTTAGGAAATAAAATGGCGATGGATGAAGCGGAGAAAATGTTTACGAAATAA
- a CDS encoding iron ABC transporter permease, translated as MKDLFNTDKKRAITVTTIFGCISIAVILISLNTGTLSIAPLKVIQTLFGYGDFESATVLYDYRMPRIIITMLAGIGLGVSGAILQGLSRNALADPGILGLHSGASFGLIVFVTLFHSINESASILIPLFTFGGGVLAAFLIVLLASDRSKGLLPIRLILVGIAVSAGFSALSLFFSLKLNDETYTFASRWLVGNVWGRDWIHVLALLPWILILTPYAWLKSKTLNALSLGDSVAAGLGVSVQKERLLLLATAVGLSCASVSMAGGIGFIGLVSPHIARKLVGSTYQHFLPLAGIIGMIILVLADTIGRSVFEPNSIPAGVVVAALGAPYFLYLLTKTK; from the coding sequence GTGAAGGATCTTTTTAACACGGATAAAAAGAGAGCTATTACTGTAACTACAATTTTCGGATGTATAAGTATCGCTGTAATTTTGATTAGCTTAAATACGGGGACGCTGAGTATCGCACCGCTCAAAGTAATTCAAACGCTTTTTGGCTATGGTGATTTTGAGAGTGCAACCGTGCTATACGATTATCGTATGCCAAGAATTATAATCACCATGTTAGCCGGTATTGGCCTTGGGGTTTCCGGTGCGATTTTGCAAGGGCTATCTCGTAATGCACTCGCAGATCCCGGTATTCTCGGATTACATTCGGGTGCATCTTTCGGGCTTATTGTATTTGTTACTCTCTTTCATTCTATTAACGAGAGTGCATCGATTTTAATACCGTTATTTACATTTGGCGGAGGAGTGTTAGCTGCATTTCTTATTGTTTTGCTTGCGAGTGATCGGTCAAAAGGTTTACTTCCTATTCGACTTATTCTTGTTGGTATTGCAGTTTCAGCTGGTTTTAGTGCACTTTCATTATTTTTCTCGCTCAAGTTAAATGATGAGACGTATACATTCGCTTCTAGGTGGTTAGTTGGTAACGTGTGGGGAAGAGATTGGATTCATGTCCTAGCATTATTACCTTGGATTTTGATACTAACTCCGTACGCATGGCTGAAATCTAAAACGTTAAATGCACTGTCACTAGGTGATAGTGTAGCAGCAGGACTTGGTGTATCTGTTCAAAAAGAACGGTTACTACTTTTAGCTACAGCGGTAGGATTGTCTTGTGCAAGTGTATCGATGGCAGGGGGAATTGGCTTTATCGGCTTAGTTTCTCCGCATATTGCAAGGAAGTTAGTAGGTAGTACATATCAGCACTTCCTTCCGTTAGCTGGCATTATTGGAATGATTATTTTAGTACTCGCAGATACGATAGGTCGTTCTGTATTCGAGCCAAACTCTATTCCAGCTGGTGTAGTAGTAGCGGCTTTAGGAGCGCCGTATTTTCTTTATTTACTTACAAAAACAAAATAA
- a CDS encoding iron ABC transporter permease, which yields MLHKPTVHAGNNRWIHIKFISFISLTILCLIGSIFLAVAFGAKDIHLQTVWAAVFDYNPKLTQHQIIYELRLPRVIGAAVVGAAFAVAGAVMQGVTRNPLADAGVLGINAGAMFVVALSFAFFPHMPYSYLMIVSFIGAVLSTVLIFIIGSATSGGLTPMRLTIAGAVMAALLHSLSSGIAIYYDLSQDLAFWFAGGVAGVKWEHLKFLVPIILITIVFATVLGRSISLISMGDDVATNLGVKTNRTRILGMIIVVILAGVSVSAVGSIGFVGLVIPHIARKLVGVNYRLIIPMSALLGAMLLVLADLGARTVNPPKELAIGIMVALVGVPFFLYIARKVGREL from the coding sequence ATGTTACATAAGCCTACTGTACATGCTGGCAATAATCGCTGGATACATATTAAGTTTATTTCTTTCATAAGCTTAACAATTTTATGCTTAATTGGATCTATATTTTTAGCCGTTGCATTCGGTGCAAAGGATATTCATTTGCAAACGGTGTGGGCAGCGGTGTTTGATTACAATCCGAAATTAACGCAGCATCAAATTATTTATGAATTAAGGCTCCCAAGGGTAATTGGAGCGGCAGTTGTAGGAGCTGCTTTTGCAGTCGCTGGAGCTGTTATGCAAGGAGTAACACGAAATCCTTTAGCTGATGCAGGTGTGCTCGGAATAAATGCGGGTGCGATGTTTGTAGTAGCACTTAGTTTTGCTTTTTTCCCGCATATGCCGTATTCCTACTTAATGATTGTTTCCTTTATTGGAGCAGTTTTAAGTACCGTACTTATTTTTATTATCGGATCAGCAACATCAGGCGGATTAACACCGATGAGGTTAACGATTGCAGGAGCAGTTATGGCAGCGCTTTTACACTCATTAAGTTCAGGTATTGCAATTTATTATGATTTAAGCCAGGATTTAGCGTTTTGGTTTGCTGGTGGTGTTGCGGGGGTTAAGTGGGAACACTTGAAATTTTTAGTGCCTATTATTCTCATAACGATTGTTTTTGCGACAGTGCTAGGGCGATCTATTTCACTCATATCAATGGGGGATGATGTTGCTACGAATTTAGGTGTGAAAACGAACCGTACAAGAATACTTGGGATGATTATAGTAGTTATTCTTGCAGGTGTTTCTGTTTCAGCTGTTGGTTCTATTGGATTTGTAGGACTAGTCATTCCGCATATTGCTAGAAAATTAGTTGGTGTTAATTATCGGCTTATTATTCCTATGTCAGCATTATTAGGAGCTATGTTATTAGTGTTAGCTGATTTAGGAGCAAGAACAGTAAATCCTCCTAAAGAACTTGCGATAGGAATTATGGTAGCTCTTGTTGGAGTTCCGTTCTTCCTTTATATAGCACGTAAAGTTGGGAGGGAGTTATAA
- a CDS encoding DUF817 domain-containing protein, translated as MYYIKQLLHFTYEQALSCLFPVVIFLTLALSKIISIPGLYRYDFILVVCLLMQWIMYKTGLETKDELKVITVFHLIGLLLEIYKVHFGSWSYPEEAYSKVFGVPLYSGFMYASVASYICQAWRRLHLQMYNWPKAIFAVPLGAMIYFNFFTHHFLYDFRWVLTLLLFIVFFRTFVEFSLQGVTYKMPLVLSFFLIGFFIWIAENITTFFGAWQYPNQREAWNLVHLSKISSWFLLVVISIMIVTQLKHLKQSKG; from the coding sequence ATGTACTATATAAAACAACTACTACATTTCACTTACGAACAAGCATTATCTTGCTTATTCCCAGTCGTCATTTTTTTAACACTAGCCCTTTCAAAAATCATTTCAATTCCAGGATTATATCGCTATGATTTCATACTCGTCGTTTGTCTTCTTATGCAATGGATTATGTACAAAACAGGTCTTGAAACAAAAGATGAACTGAAAGTAATTACTGTTTTCCACCTCATTGGCCTTTTACTAGAAATATATAAAGTACATTTCGGTTCATGGAGTTATCCTGAAGAGGCTTATTCAAAAGTTTTCGGAGTTCCGCTTTACAGCGGTTTTATGTATGCGAGTGTCGCAAGTTACATATGCCAAGCGTGGAGAAGATTGCATTTACAAATGTATAATTGGCCGAAAGCTATTTTTGCAGTACCATTAGGCGCTATGATTTACTTCAATTTTTTTACACATCATTTTCTATATGACTTTAGATGGGTATTAACTTTACTTTTATTTATTGTTTTCTTTCGAACTTTCGTGGAGTTTTCATTACAAGGCGTTACATATAAAATGCCACTCGTACTCTCCTTTTTCCTTATCGGATTCTTTATTTGGATTGCGGAAAACATCACAACATTTTTCGGAGCATGGCAATATCCAAATCAACGCGAAGCATGGAACCTCGTTCACTTAAGCAAAATTAGCTCATGGTTTTTACTCGTTGTTATTAGCATTATGATTGTTACACAACTCAAACATTTGAAGCAGTCGAAAGGATAA
- a CDS encoding DinB family protein, protein MNRTVGLKQFEMTRGALLKFMETLDDKTVDTQPEGFNNTIRWHIGHVLTTAEIFMFGREFKQLPTEYPGMFGYGSRPSKWKTDGPSLEVLTSQLKEQAKRINEIPAEAFGNKLPEPFLGLETVGELYGMMLYHEADHIGQMKAMERLVKSL, encoded by the coding sequence ATGAATAGAACAGTTGGTTTAAAACAATTTGAAATGACGCGCGGGGCATTACTTAAATTTATGGAAACGTTAGATGATAAAACTGTGGATACGCAGCCAGAGGGCTTTAACAATACAATTCGCTGGCATATTGGTCACGTGTTAACGACAGCCGAAATTTTTATGTTTGGAAGAGAATTTAAACAATTGCCAACTGAATATCCAGGTATGTTTGGATATGGTTCAAGACCATCTAAATGGAAAACAGACGGGCCATCATTAGAAGTGTTAACGTCTCAATTAAAAGAACAAGCAAAACGTATTAACGAAATTCCAGCAGAAGCATTTGGAAATAAACTTCCAGAGCCATTCTTAGGATTGGAAACAGTAGGGGAGCTTTACGGTATGATGTTATACCATGAAGCGGATCATATTGGTCAAATGAAGGCGATGGAACGTCTTGTGAAATCTCTATAG
- a CDS encoding CPBP family intramembrane glutamic endopeptidase gives MGNEIKRYVICTLIVTWTLWGLLISLIRLNITTFGTPLARILFVFGGIMPAIIAISLKKKYGSKEEFRSFIKNIVNPKHHFAWYILITILAFISCYLPTIFGGATMQKPLYVALLSFPIMIVGGGLEEIGWRGFLQPALQKRFPAFFSTVIVSFIWAIWHWPLWFIPGTNQTQRDFIAFIITTIAVSFLLTTIFNATKSIFMCLIFHALLNSFWSVYVPNDKILPAFSTLFFGIFVFILCKVVIKRKNLLLIR, from the coding sequence ATGGGGAATGAGATTAAACGATATGTAATATGTACTTTAATAGTTACATGGACACTTTGGGGGTTATTAATTAGCTTGATAAGATTAAACATTACGACATTTGGTACACCGCTAGCGAGGATACTATTTGTTTTCGGCGGAATCATGCCGGCAATCATTGCGATTAGTCTAAAGAAAAAATATGGATCAAAAGAGGAGTTTAGAAGTTTCATTAAAAATATTGTAAATCCTAAACATCACTTTGCATGGTATATTCTAATCACGATTCTAGCTTTTATTAGCTGTTACCTTCCAACGATATTTGGTGGAGCAACGATGCAAAAACCATTATACGTGGCGTTACTTAGTTTTCCAATAATGATCGTTGGTGGTGGTCTTGAAGAAATTGGATGGAGAGGATTCTTACAACCTGCCCTTCAGAAAAGATTTCCGGCATTTTTTAGTACGGTTATTGTGAGCTTTATATGGGCAATTTGGCACTGGCCGTTATGGTTTATTCCAGGCACGAATCAAACTCAAAGGGATTTTATAGCCTTTATAATTACGACAATTGCCGTTTCTTTCTTATTAACTACAATTTTTAACGCAACTAAAAGTATTTTTATGTGTCTAATTTTTCATGCGCTTCTGAATTCTTTTTGGAGTGTGTACGTGCCAAATGATAAAATTTTACCAGCATTTTCAACTTTATTTTTCGGAATATTCGTATTTATTTTGTGTAAAGTTGTAATAAAAAGAAAGAACCTCTTATTGATTAGGTAA
- a CDS encoding GNAT family N-acetyltransferase — MRLESERIYLRPLCELDAPIILESTMDKEIRYMTGTKPTFSLEQIKKHIENINNDSSRYDFAICLKGNDEMIGELSILNIDEENQKAVFRISMISIPLTGKGYGTEAIKIVLKFVFEQLTLNRLQLEVFNHNLRGIRAYEKVGFIKEGTLRQSLFYNDTYSDEIIMAILKSDYRERPL, encoded by the coding sequence ATGAGATTAGAGAGTGAAAGAATTTATTTAAGGCCCCTTTGTGAACTAGATGCACCCATTATATTAGAAAGTACGATGGATAAAGAAATAAGATATATGACTGGGACCAAGCCTACTTTTTCATTAGAACAAATTAAGAAACATATAGAAAATATAAATAATGATTCAAGTCGCTATGATTTCGCTATTTGCTTGAAAGGCAATGACGAAATGATTGGAGAGTTATCGATTTTAAATATCGATGAGGAGAACCAAAAAGCAGTATTCAGAATATCGATGATTTCTATTCCCTTAACCGGAAAAGGGTATGGAACTGAAGCTATTAAAATAGTTTTAAAGTTTGTTTTTGAACAACTCACATTAAATCGTTTACAGTTAGAAGTATTTAACCATAACTTACGTGGAATTAGAGCTTATGAAAAGGTTGGGTTTATAAAAGAAGGAACTTTACGTCAATCTTTATTTTATAACGATACATACTCGGATGAAATTATTATGGCCATACTTAAAAGCGATTATAGAGAGAGACCTTTGTAA
- a CDS encoding DUF2690 domain-containing protein — MFSTTNSDKAYAEDHSYDGKSPYYNSCDQSAVTKEKKWIDSNSYVELKFSTTCKTAWAKVTVTRPAVYNNEADARIVRKTDGKAYTCGSAGGNGVVNKGQTSCYTPMVYDLDPRKAQAQGKHAIPNSDAYNYAETIWY, encoded by the coding sequence ATGTTTAGCACGACTAATAGCGATAAAGCATATGCTGAAGACCATTCATATGATGGGAAAAGTCCTTATTATAATAGCTGTGATCAATCCGCAGTAACGAAAGAGAAAAAATGGATAGATTCAAATTCTTATGTAGAATTAAAATTTAGCACGACGTGTAAAACAGCATGGGCAAAAGTTACTGTAACCCGCCCAGCAGTTTATAATAACGAAGCTGATGCAAGGATTGTTAGAAAAACAGATGGAAAGGCATATACTTGCGGAAGTGCTGGAGGAAATGGTGTTGTAAATAAAGGGCAAACATCATGCTATACGCCAATGGTATATGATTTAGATCCAAGAAAGGCACAAGCGCAGGGAAAACATGCCATTCCGAATAGTGATGCATATAATTATGCGGAGACAATTTGGTATTAA
- a CDS encoding DUF2690 domain-containing protein, whose translation MFKKLMKVCVLSAASVGVLFSFQGSTFAATDLSSYYDGKNPATTKVYGGSTTCDADGFNAKSTAVYEGSKKVGTVYLRYSNNCHAAWSKLVLDQPAPSVSGGIYAYAVINKYKNGVFQKSVDSNSGNGAIKTGQTSTYTGMVFDLTADFGYTADAEAVTINNGYGKTARY comes from the coding sequence ATGTTTAAAAAGCTAATGAAAGTATGTGTGTTAAGTGCAGCGAGTGTAGGGGTATTATTTAGTTTTCAAGGAAGTACATTTGCAGCTACTGATCTTAGTAGTTATTATGACGGGAAAAACCCAGCAACAACGAAAGTATACGGAGGCAGTACAACATGTGATGCAGATGGATTTAATGCAAAGTCTACAGCGGTTTACGAAGGTAGTAAAAAAGTAGGCACAGTGTATTTACGTTACAGTAATAACTGTCACGCAGCATGGTCTAAGCTTGTTTTAGATCAACCAGCACCTTCTGTTTCCGGGGGGATATATGCTTACGCTGTTATTAATAAATATAAAAACGGTGTATTCCAAAAATCAGTAGATTCTAATAGTGGTAATGGAGCGATTAAAACAGGTCAAACGAGTACGTATACAGGAATGGTATTTGATTTAACTGCTGATTTTGGTTATACAGCTGATGCTGAAGCGGTGACGATTAATAATGGTTACGGGAAAACAGCACGTTACTAA
- a CDS encoding LysR family transcriptional regulator, whose protein sequence is MEIKQLITFKVAAETLNFTQTAKKLNFAQSSVTAQIKTLEAELGTPLFERLGKRLFLTEAGRKFQLYADKMIALSDEAKMAVKDDEELAGTLIIGAQESQCTYRLPSILKRFKAQFPQIKLIFKPAHSNKDAKEQLMEGKVDLVFILDECKTEDVLHVEPLMKEELKVVAAPGHRLLEQPSVSTKDLESETLLLTELGCSYRTLFEELFRAEGVFPANKIEFVSVEAIKQCVIADLGIAVLPAIVVEKDIREGTIKELHVENAISPIYTQIAWHKDKWMTVPLQQFIDVTREFFTTD, encoded by the coding sequence ATGGAGATAAAACAATTAATTACATTTAAAGTAGCGGCAGAGACTTTGAACTTTACACAAACTGCGAAGAAATTAAACTTTGCCCAATCGAGCGTAACGGCGCAAATTAAAACGTTAGAGGCGGAGCTCGGTACGCCATTATTTGAGAGATTAGGAAAACGCCTTTTCTTAACTGAAGCAGGAAGGAAGTTTCAATTATATGCTGATAAGATGATCGCACTTAGTGATGAAGCGAAAATGGCTGTGAAAGATGATGAGGAACTAGCAGGTACGTTAATAATTGGTGCACAAGAAAGTCAATGTACATACAGGCTTCCTTCTATATTAAAGAGGTTTAAGGCACAATTTCCTCAAATTAAACTTATATTTAAACCTGCGCATTCCAATAAAGATGCGAAAGAGCAATTGATGGAGGGGAAAGTAGACCTTGTATTTATTTTAGACGAATGTAAAACAGAAGATGTTTTACATGTGGAGCCACTTATGAAAGAAGAATTAAAAGTAGTAGCGGCGCCAGGGCATCGTTTACTTGAACAACCTTCAGTTTCTACAAAAGATTTAGAGAGTGAAACACTTTTATTAACAGAACTAGGTTGCTCGTATCGGACTTTATTTGAAGAGTTATTTCGGGCAGAAGGTGTATTTCCAGCAAATAAAATTGAGTTTGTTAGTGTAGAAGCAATTAAACAATGTGTCATTGCAGATTTGGGTATAGCTGTTTTGCCAGCAATCGTAGTAGAAAAAGATATAAGAGAAGGGACGATAAAAGAGTTACATGTAGAAAATGCAATCTCACCGATTTATACACAAATTGCTTGGCATAAAGATAAATGGATGACAGTGCCACTGCAGCAATTTATTGATGTGACGAGGGAGTTTTTTACAACAGATTAA
- a CDS encoding quinone oxidoreductase, whose product MKALCFEQFGNPDVLQYKEIHDPIINPNEILVRTKAIGLNFADIYRRRGDYHLAGNPPYILGYEGAGIVEEVGANVTNINPGDRIAFADVPFANAELVAVPSEKAIPLPKSISFETAASVLLQGLTAHYLTKDSYQIKQGDIALVHAAAGGVGQLLIQMIKLLGGTVIGLTSSNEKAKVATLAGADHVFLYTEAWPSKVLEITNGTGVNVVYESVGSTLEESFNATKIGGTVVFYGMAGGNPAPVDPRMLMDTSKTLTGGDLWNVLTTFEERKQRSTQLFDWITTGKLNIASPTTFSLQDGALAHELLESRKSTGKILLIP is encoded by the coding sequence ATGAAAGCACTTTGTTTCGAACAGTTTGGAAATCCAGATGTTCTACAATATAAAGAAATACATGATCCAATCATAAATCCAAATGAAATTCTTGTACGCACGAAAGCAATCGGTTTAAATTTTGCTGATATTTATAGACGCCGCGGCGATTATCATCTCGCTGGCAATCCACCATATATATTAGGTTATGAAGGCGCTGGTATTGTTGAAGAAGTAGGAGCTAACGTTACGAATATCAATCCTGGAGACCGTATTGCATTTGCTGATGTTCCATTTGCAAACGCAGAATTAGTAGCTGTTCCATCAGAGAAAGCAATTCCACTTCCTAAATCTATTTCTTTTGAAACAGCCGCTTCTGTATTATTACAAGGATTAACTGCACACTATTTAACGAAAGATAGCTATCAAATAAAACAAGGTGATATAGCTTTAGTACACGCTGCGGCTGGTGGCGTTGGGCAACTTCTTATTCAAATGATTAAACTACTAGGCGGAACAGTAATCGGCCTTACGTCATCAAACGAAAAAGCAAAAGTAGCCACGTTAGCTGGTGCTGATCACGTATTTTTATATACGGAAGCATGGCCTTCAAAAGTACTTGAAATAACAAATGGTACTGGAGTAAATGTTGTATATGAATCAGTAGGTTCTACATTAGAGGAAAGTTTTAACGCTACTAAAATTGGCGGTACTGTCGTATTTTACGGAATGGCTGGCGGTAATCCTGCGCCCGTTGATCCGCGTATGCTTATGGATACTTCAAAAACTTTAACTGGCGGAGACCTTTGGAACGTGCTTACTACTTTTGAAGAACGTAAGCAGCGCTCTACTCAATTATTTGATTGGATCACTACTGGAAAATTAAACATTGCGAGTCCCACTACATTCTCTTTACAAGATGGTGCTCTTGCTCATGAATTATTAGAGAGCAGAAAAAGTACAGGGAAGATTTTATTAATCCCATAA
- a CDS encoding histidine phosphatase family protein produces the protein MNKRETDSNENVVTLYVTRHGKTILNTNHRAQGWADSPLVEKGVEVASNLGTGLKDIHFTNAYSSDSGRAIETANLVLKYSEQSKLKIEKRKDLRELNFGIFEGEKLDNMWETIGKVAGVTSPEELMKLSIQEVINLIRAADPTKQAEDWELFSSRIKTEIDRISEEAAKNGGGNVLVVVHGLLITALIEMLDCSKTKLGVENASVTKILYKDGEYVVESVGDMSYVAKGTESVEI, from the coding sequence ATGAATAAGCGAGAAACAGATAGCAATGAGAATGTAGTTACGTTATATGTTACGAGACACGGTAAAACAATATTAAATACGAATCATCGCGCGCAAGGTTGGGCAGACTCTCCATTAGTAGAAAAAGGTGTTGAAGTTGCCTCTAATTTAGGAACGGGATTAAAAGATATTCATTTTACGAATGCGTATAGTAGTGATAGCGGTCGAGCGATTGAAACTGCTAATTTAGTATTAAAATATAGTGAGCAATCAAAGTTGAAAATTGAGAAAAGAAAAGATTTACGAGAATTGAATTTCGGTATTTTTGAAGGTGAAAAACTTGATAATATGTGGGAAACGATTGGGAAAGTCGCGGGCGTTACATCACCAGAAGAACTCATGAAGCTTTCTATTCAAGAAGTGATTAATCTTATTAGAGCAGCGGACCCTACGAAACAGGCGGAAGATTGGGAGCTGTTTTCTTCTCGCATAAAAACAGAGATTGATAGAATTAGTGAAGAAGCTGCTAAAAATGGAGGTGGCAACGTTTTAGTTGTCGTTCATGGGCTTTTGATTACTGCCTTAATAGAAATGTTAGATTGTAGTAAAACAAAGCTTGGAGTGGAGAATGCAAGTGTAACGAAAATTTTATATAAAGACGGGGAATATGTCGTCGAGTCGGTTGGAGATATGAGTTATGTTGCAAAAGGAACAGAAAGTGTGGAAATATAA
- a CDS encoding GNAT family N-acetyltransferase, producing MVTIRQEQKNDYRKTEEVVKEAFLNEEFSDKKEHELVKRIRECDAFIPELSIVAVDKETVGHIMLSKITIEQDGTTVDSLALAPVSVAPSHQKKGIGGKLITAALEKAKELGYGSVVVLGHPEYYPKFGFKKASEWNIKAPFEVPEEVFMVMELTENALEGVEGIVQYSSAFAE from the coding sequence ATGGTAACGATTAGACAAGAACAAAAAAATGATTATAGAAAGACAGAAGAAGTTGTAAAAGAGGCATTTTTAAATGAAGAATTTAGTGATAAAAAAGAGCATGAACTTGTAAAACGTATTAGAGAATGTGACGCATTTATTCCGGAGTTATCCATCGTTGCGGTAGATAAGGAAACAGTCGGTCACATTATGTTATCGAAAATTACAATAGAACAAGATGGGACTACTGTAGATTCATTAGCACTTGCACCAGTTTCAGTAGCACCAAGCCATCAGAAGAAAGGAATTGGTGGAAAGCTTATCACGGCTGCTTTAGAAAAAGCGAAAGAATTAGGATACGGGTCAGTTGTAGTATTAGGGCATCCAGAATACTATCCGAAATTCGGATTTAAAAAAGCAAGTGAGTGGAATATAAAAGCACCATTTGAAGTGCCTGAAGAAGTGTTTATGGTAATGGAATTAACAGAAAATGCTCTTGAAGGTGTAGAAGGAATTGTACAATATTCGAGTGCTTTTGCTGAGTAG